Part of the Phormidium ambiguum IAM M-71 genome is shown below.
ATTGGTGATTAGATTAGAGGGGTAATTTTGTCACCGATTACTTACTATTTGGTGGTGAGAATTTCGGCAACTTCCCAGCGTTTGGTACGGCTTAAAGGACGAGTTTCCCGGATGCGAACGCGATCGCCTTCGTTACACTTATTTTCCTCATCATGGGCTTTATATTTTTTGGTTCGCACCACGATTTTGCCGTATTTGGTGTGAGGTGAGCGGTTTTCGATCGCCACCACCACCGTTTTATCCATCTTGTTACTAACAACTAGTCCGACTCTTTCTTTAACAGCCATTACTATCTACTCCTGTTCTGCTTTTGGTTGCCCTTGAGCAGCTGCTTTTTGACGTTCGCCTTCCACCATCAATAATTGAGCTAAACGATGCTTAGCGTGTTTAAACTGGTGTGACTTTTCCAACCGTCCAGTTGCTTTTTGTAAACGCAACTTAAATAATTGTTGTTTAGTTTCGAGAATTTGCTTGGCTAGTTCAGCGTCGGACAAGTCTCTAGTCTCAGAAATCTTCGGTAGAGGCATCTTTACACCTGCTCCTCAGAACGCACGACAAATTTAGTTTTAATTGGCAATTTATTAGCAGCCAAACGCATAGCTTCACGGGCGGTTTCTTCAGGTACGCCTGTGATTTCAAACATGATTCTTCCTGGCTTCACCACGGCTACCCAAAACTCAGGAGCACCTTTACCGGAACCCATCCGAGTTTCTGCTGGGCGCATAGTTACGGGTTTGTCTGGGAAAATCCGAATCCAGATTTTGCCACCCCGACGAATATAGCGAGTCATCGCACGACGGCTAGCCTCGATTTGCCGAGAGGTAATCCAAGCTGGTTCTAGGGCTTGCAGACCAAAATCACCAAAATTAAGGTCACTGCCACGATAAGCCAAGCCTGTCATCCGCCCGCGTTGTTGTTTACGGAATTTTGTTCTTTTAGGACTTAACATACTCTTTATCCTTCATTAGAACGGTCTTCAAACTGCTGGCGACGTTTATTCGGTTGGCGACGGCGGTTATTTCCTCCAGGAGCGGGAGCAGGTTCTACTCGTTCTTGTCCAGGGATAATTTCACCTTTGAAAACCCAGACTTTTACGCCTAAGATGCCATAAATAGTTTTCGCAGTCCGGTATGAGAAATCGATGTCTGCCCGTAACGTATGTAAGGGTACTCTACCTTCTCTTGTCCATTCAGTCCGAGCAATTTCTGCGCCGTTGAGACGACCACTAACTTGGACTTTGATCCCTTCAATTCCAGCTCTTTGAGCGCGTTGAATGGCTTGACGAACTACTCTACGGAAAGAAACCCGTTTTTCTAATTGTTGAGCGATGTATTCGGCAATTAGATTGGCTTCAGCATCAACTCTTGTCACTTCCACAACATTGACACGGATTTGACGATTGTTGCCTAAAGCTTCTTGAAGTCCGGTTCTCAGGTTTTCAATTCCTGTACCGCCGCGTCCTACTACTACACCAGGTCTAGCAGTACGAATTTCTAAATCGATTTGGTCGGCTTTCCGTTCAATTTTGACATCGGAAATGCCTGCTTTTTGGTCTTGATTGAGTCTTTTCTCGACATACTGCCGGATTTTATGATCTTCTTCTAAGATCTCCGGGTAACGAGAGGGGCTAGCGAACCACCGAGATTGATGCTCTTGGGTGATACCTAGACGAAAACCAACTGGATGAATTTTTTGTCCCACTGATACGTCCTCAACGTAATTAAGGCAGAAGGCAGAGGGCAGAAGGCAGAAGGCAGAAGGCTTTTTTGCTTAACTTTTTACCTTTTAACAACTGCTCAATCATTTCTGCGGCGCTGCGCTAGTTATTTTTCTGATTCGGCAACGGCAACTGTGATGTGACAAGTTGGCTTGCGAATTTGGTAAGCACGTCCTTGCGCTCTAGGGCGAAACCGTTTCAGGCTAGGGCCACCATCAGCAAAGGCGGTGCTGACAACTAATTTTTGGGGATCTAAACCTGCGTTGTGTTCGGCGTTGGCAACGGCGGAACGCAATACTTTGAGGACTGGTTCGCAAGCTTTGTAGGGCATGAACTCCAGAATGATTAAAGCATCCCGATAGGAGCGCCCACGAATTTGATCGAGAACGCGACGTACTTTATACGGTGACATTCGTATGTAACGTGCGTTAGCTTTGATTTCAGTACTGTCAGCCATATTTTTCTCCATTTTTGTCATTCGTCATTTGTTATTGTCATTTGTCATTTGTTAATCTTTCGACCTATGACTGATGACAATAAGACTAATGACAAAACAAATTATCGACGACCTTTAACATCTTTTTTGGAATGCCCTTTAAAGGTGCGAGTTGGGGCAAATTCGCCCAACTTATGTCCTACCATCTGGTCAGAAATGTAAACTGGTACGTGCTGACGACCGTTGTGTACGGCGATGGTATGACCTACCATTTGCGGCAGGATAGTGGAAGCCCTAGACCAAGTTTTGATGACTTGTTTTTCTTTTTTTT
Proteins encoded:
- the rpsC gene encoding 30S ribosomal protein S3, with amino-acid sequence MGQKIHPVGFRLGITQEHQSRWFASPSRYPEILEEDHKIRQYVEKRLNQDQKAGISDVKIERKADQIDLEIRTARPGVVVGRGGTGIENLRTGLQEALGNNRQIRVNVVEVTRVDAEANLIAEYIAQQLEKRVSFRRVVRQAIQRAQRAGIEGIKVQVSGRLNGAEIARTEWTREGRVPLHTLRADIDFSYRTAKTIYGILGVKVWVFKGEIIPGQERVEPAPAPGGNNRRRQPNKRRQQFEDRSNEG
- the rpsQ gene encoding 30S ribosomal protein S17, producing the protein MAVKERVGLVVSNKMDKTVVVAIENRSPHTKYGKIVVRTKKYKAHDEENKCNEGDRVRIRETRPLSRTKRWEVAEILTTK
- the rplV gene encoding 50S ribosomal protein L22; protein product: MADSTEIKANARYIRMSPYKVRRVLDQIRGRSYRDALIILEFMPYKACEPVLKVLRSAVANAEHNAGLDPQKLVVSTAFADGGPSLKRFRPRAQGRAYQIRKPTCHITVAVAESEK
- the rpmC gene encoding 50S ribosomal protein L29, whose protein sequence is MPLPKISETRDLSDAELAKQILETKQQLFKLRLQKATGRLEKSHQFKHAKHRLAQLLMVEGERQKAAAQGQPKAEQE
- the rpsS gene encoding 30S ribosomal protein S19 translates to MGRSLKKGPFVADHLMRKIEALNEKKEKQVIKTWSRASTILPQMVGHTIAVHNGRQHVPVYISDQMVGHKLGEFAPTRTFKGHSKKDVKGRR
- the rplP gene encoding 50S ribosomal protein L16, with the protein product MLSPKRTKFRKQQRGRMTGLAYRGSDLNFGDFGLQALEPAWITSRQIEASRRAMTRYIRRGGKIWIRIFPDKPVTMRPAETRMGSGKGAPEFWVAVVKPGRIMFEITGVPEETAREAMRLAANKLPIKTKFVVRSEEQV